TAAGGGTGGAATAAATGTCTTAATGCCAGGTTAGCTCACTCGAAGAGGCCTTTATGATTTCAGCAGACTGATTATATGCAATTATTATGAGATGACGAGAGAAATAGATTCTAACACCAAAACAATTTAAGATCATTTTATTAAAACGCAATTTACAAAGACATCATTAAATCCTTTTACAAACATTTATGGTTGCCTAAGAGCCGTTTTAAGGCAGAGATAGAATATTTTTACATCAAAGTACCATAAAGTATCACTTGTATTTTCCAAAACTATCGATTACGATTATAACTTTGATAggtaaaaatacataatttgaaCCAAAGAGAACAAGATGTAATTTTGATCTAACTCCATTCGaaagatatttttattaaattaattgaCTAAGTACCCACGCCCCCAAGTGCTGTGGTATACTTCGCCATCTACTCTAATTAATTGATAAAGCTAAATTAATTAGATATGAGTAAGTTATTTCAAACTTACTTACCAAACTGTTCACGTTTACCATCTCTATCAGGGGCCTTACGAATACTAAAGGCGGCGATGGcacttaactaaacgaggtacattttaattctttgcaCAATGCATGCCTGACCAGTTCAGGGGGACATTGCCAAAAAGATACAAATTAATGATCATCGGATCCATGATCAAATTACCAAAGAATTATCCACTGACCGGAGTGGCGTAACTTAAAAGAGTAGACCATGATTTTCACCATCACTACTGTGAAATAATTTCTATCATCGGATAGGAAATTATATGATAAAATCACGCCGATACAGACGTTCGCGacgaggtacctatttactGCAGGTTTAGGAGCCAAGTGGTTTTTTTTgcaggggttgaaactgttaaaaaccccaaaaccaaaaatgaaggaaaaaccaaatataaatctgttttgtgcaaaactcaaaaccaaaaataaaaaatatttgatcaaaatcacttgaccaaaaaccaaaaatgaaaatatttgatcaaaaccacttaaccaaaaaccaaatataaaaaatttgaaatttaaatcatcagaaatgtcaaaatatgtgtaatgttttgacattttatgcattaattgactagtagaaatgaatacaataattaataatactaaTACTACCTAGAATTAGGCGGCATAATGCAATAATTGGCaggaaaaaaaacctgaaaactgaaaccaaaaacccaataccaaataaaagtagcaaaaaactgtaaccaaaaaccaaaaaaccaaataaagGTAGCAaacaactgaaaccaaaaaccaaaaaaccaattatcaaaaggtgaaaattgaaaccaaaccaaaaaccaaaaatcaattttcaatcagtttcaaCCCCTGGGTTTTTGGCGCTAAAACGATTCAATTTATAGAAAATAGGGTTAATTAGGGACCTCCCCTTAGTCACGTGGTAAAAAGGGGTAAGAAATGCTCGCGGCATCGGTATATTATTTCAAAGGGATTCCGCGACCTGCCAAAAAGCGAGCATTCTTTATAATAAATTTGGATAAATAATGTTCTTATTTTCCTATCTCGAGCCATAAATGTCGCGGGGGCTGTCAACCCTTGTCTAATAAAATACTCAACTTAATGAGAAGGGTTGACTGCCAATGACCCGCCTGTGACGTCATCTGCACGAATACAGAGTATTTGTACATTTCTAACTCACTAAATAGTTAACACGTTTCCATTTACGAtaacaagtaggtataatatgcATCCCTATAGCTGGTACCTATCATAGGAATCAGCTATATCAATGCGGGCCATCTATACTATCACAAAGTGAAATTTGTGgggaaaaatgggaaatttcaagctgacatgtgggaaaaaaagtaaaaacgacattttttaagttctgtttttgatgatattcaattcaaaatttcaaattctttcttTCTTGTTCATTTAGTTTCTTTGaagtttttctgtaaaattaaatttttacccgCAGAACGCAGTTGTTAGACGTggtattctcttttttttttcaagtcatattttctcctgttttttttttttttttaatttttaccaataatgatcaaaaattaattcaatattttgtttccttgtatattgaaaattcaaaaataatgaatattgTGTGGATGCAACTTAGGGATGCAattgaagtttttcaattatttttgttgaaacctgctttaaatttgaaataagggGGAAAGAGCTTTTAATTTTGAAGGggttttgaagtaaaatttgtGGGAAAAATGTGGGAATTTTGGTATGACGCGagggaaaaaatgggaaaaatcaagCTGACATGAGGGAAAAAACGACATTTCAAGTTCCCATCACTGGCTGCTTTACAAAGAGACACACGTAACACACGCTCTACCTGATGATGTCCGGAATCATCTCAGCTAGCCGCAAGAAgagataaataggtatttgTGATAGGTATTAATTACATTTACGTTGATTACTATCAATATAGAATTACCACGATAGAAGTGGAACAAACACGAGTTAAATGCCTCATTTGAGACTTATACATTTAGGTAATTCGACACTATGAAGACACAATGCCACTTGATACCTTACACTGCAGACAATAGAAAACAAGTGAGGCTCGTGGACAAATTCTCATACAGAGAAGCCACGATCCAGAAGATCTGAGCTCACCCCTTTTATACATGATTGACAGATTTATGTATAAAACGGGTGTATTGTGTAAAGATACACGTACCAAGTGATTTATGTGCATATTAATTTATGCACCGATAGTTCCCACGTAACGACGATTCCCCTAACCAGGTAATCTTTCCGAGAATGTCCACCTAGAGGGTGAAGGCATATTACACTATATCAAAtacttaaatttaaaattttgagaaaattggtaaaatttgcgTTAATCAATATTACCCCAgaattgtaaaatcaaaattctacacATCCAGAGcatgataaaaaacaatttcgaGTGAATTCAGTTTACCTTAGCTTAGCTCCAGCTGGTGACAGTATTGTTTAActcaaataaaactaaaaatctCCTTTTTATCGGAAGTTTTTGTGAACtttcagaacttgaaaaaaaatgcaattttaatcATGATAAATAATCATGtttgttgataaaaattgaaagtcacAGACACATGGAGTTTCCTCTTTCAAATTAGACCGGAACGAACGCGGTAGCTTCATTTTTAGTGGTCTATCAATGTTACCCCGCGAAAATCAATGTTCCCTCGCCCGTTTATTGGTATGcagaatggtcaaaaaatgctcaggttttttaaatattcccATTTCAGACCACAAATTTTATAGAGGAGGTCagtccaaatgaaaaaattctcaaaataaagaaaatcacACCCTACGATACAGGCATTTACAAATGCGTGTCCAAGAAAAACTCCAATCTGTTCAAAAGGCTCATTTTTACTATTCATGGTAAGCGTGCGTACttacttaatttcatttttttgttcattttttaacgtcgccttatttttttacataggCCTACAAGTTGTTAATGGGCAACGTTTGAGCGAGATTCTTAAAAGACTGGttgatggtagtaaaatttcagatcaaataGGTCAAAAAAAGTGCATTAAATTATTGCATGCTTTGAGTTGAATGCACTTTGTGGCGTCAACTAAAAACTTGGCAATTGGCATAGTTGACATCAACTTCGCGTCAAatgtcgaattgaaaaaaaaaacatagttgaCACATCAACTGTTTTTGTCCGCAGTCAACTACGTTAAATTTATAATTAGgtattactcaaaaaaaaaaaaaaaaaaaaatcgtcagatttattaaaaagaacaattttgaaatttcatttctacatAACAACATGAGAATAAAACACGAGATCAAACtcggaaatgaaaaataaaaaattggagcCTTAGCCTGGTGTGCAGTAGgaaatccgatttttttttaaatgaattttgatgGGTCAATTCATTTGACATAGTTATTGACATAATTTATATAGTGGACATGTTAACTATTCAATTTGACGAATCAGAGACATCACTTGTTGAATGATAAGGATCCTTATGTACCTAATATGTTCTAGGTGATCGATTAAACGCCGCAGGACTTCCCAAGTACAAGCCGCCTTCGTTGCCATATACTGGTCACATATCACTGGAAACGTCAACGTGAGGTATATAAGTGCTGTTCCCAATGTGGAATTTCACAGAAATTTCCTGTAACACTCCTTCGGTACTTTTTGCACAATTTATTtagaggaatttttttaatatcatttcaagtaataatttttcatcaattttgtgaaatttcgaaataaacGTCTACATTTACCTTactgatgaattttcatttattttattaattttcctggtgttttttaaaatgattttaacaAGTTTCAGTACCTTTTTTTCTAGGCTTTTTTGCTATACTTTTGTTacttttcagtgatttttcatcaagttttcccaatttttagagaaaatgtcATCAATTTCAGACAactttcattgattttaatcaattttttcgcgatttcATATCAATTTAACAcgtttttagccatttttaatacaagtacctacacctattgtcaattttcgctaaaatttcaccaatttttaatgatttacagtgtttttaatacttttatgatttatttaatttttcctaattttaaaaaacttggaacaaaagttgtagagcgtgaaaaattgaaccatttttgctgatcggattttgaaaatggctaattaatttgtaatttgcaACCTCTTCGGTTTCTAACGCTGTAGCAAGATGTGTTGTTGAGTTCGAGATGTTGCATATTGCATTCTGAAAGGCGCTTGATGGTTGATCAACTTGGAAATGGAATACAATTGCTGGTACCTAATCGTTTTGTTTTTAGAATAATGAATCTCCCAatcgattgtattttttttattcaatattcatattCTGCGGAATTGATTATTCTATTAAATTTTGGGATCTCAGCAGGTATTGTGCACGGTCGTAAATTATTCTTATTCTCAAATCTCAGTGAAAAGTGTTCGCTCAAACTAACTGCATAATTGTATGTAAATGTAGATAAGTTTCATGTTGACAGACGATGCTTGGtggtttctcatttttaaatatttccatGATAAATGAAACTCATTTGATGTTGTAATgtaatattgatgaaaataatttaaatgatTCCCGATTCCGTTTCAAACAAGACTTCGAGTGCTTCAGATATCAGTCTAAAGGGCTGCAAAGTTTCAAACTCTTGAAGAGGGTGATGAAACTAATTTAAATTAACTTTTTAGCACgtcatttcattaaattaattttaatttaatttttctttggtCATCTTCGAAATGGCTACACTGAttgcacagtttttttttcaaatttcccccTTTTCCCCGCATTAATCTGTTTGTTTATGTTTATTGTTATTTAGCGTCGATTAGTCTGACTCTGAAAGTTTAATCTCGATCCTCGGTGTAATCTGCGAATAATTAGTGTTTAATCATTGATTGATTATTAATTATAATACGGTGAATCATCCTAGGAAATTCAATTCGTAATTGGAATCCATCAAAATGACTTCGGAAGCCATGGAAGCGGAAGTATCTTCAGAACAAGTCGCCGAAGAAATCGTACCCAAGGTAATAAATCCCATCATTTTTACACCCTTCGTTCCATCTGCATGAATCTGAATTCCGTTGATTTATTTATAATTCAAGCCTTCGCATCTGAAAGAACTTCAACAAGATATCGAGCAACTGCAAAACGATCTGAACGAGAAAGGCAAGCTAATCGTGGACATGGAAATAGAAATCCAGAACAAACAGAGTAAAATAATGCTAGTCTACCTACTATATCCTATACCTACGATCAGCATATCGTTGTATTCTTATCGACTCAACTTTCACAGGTAAACTGAGGGGTATGCAGAACTTGTTGATGACTCGAATCAGGGAAATCCAAGTCGAAGATATCACAAGGAGGAATGAAATTGAGCACGAGAAAGAAtggagtgaaaaattgaaaacaaccaAGATCAAGAGAATAGCTTCGATGTGAGATAGAATCTCTAATTTAGTACCTACGTTGCGATATTAATTGATCGAGGTTTAATTTTCATTCTGTCTTCGTTTATATACAGATTGGAGTATAAGAATAAAATGAACGAATTACGAGAAAAAGTGTTTTCGCCTTTGGATTTGGTGAGTGTTTTTGTTTGAAGAAATCGTTCGAAACTTCAAAATAGTATTATCTTGTACATGATCATCgtgttgattttgatttcactTAGAACGATGCTAAGATAAACGAAGAAATCGAATTCTTGATGATGTGTTACGAAGAATTGAGCGAAAAAAATAAAGCTACTCAGTTCGGAGTAGATCATTTGGCTCGACGAGTAAATCTCGATTCTGAAGCGAATAATATCATAGATAATATCAACGTATTGATGTAAGTTCTTTCGCTGCTGTTTCCAATTGTTTATAAGTTTTGATGAACTGGCGATGACTGATGACTGTTTTCATTTCGATCGATtagaaaacaaatgaaattagAAACTGACGATGATCGGAAAATGAACGAAGCGATGGAGATGGAAATCATGGTCTTGGATAAGAAAATTCGAGAGAATGAGCAATCGGAAACCAACGATTGAACTGATTAAATAATAATTCGAATCTTTAGTGTTAATTGTTtggttttgtttatttttttgtaatatggTTAGCTTAGCTTAAATATTACTCATAAGTCATAAGTCGTGTTGAGTAAAGAAATAGATTGAATAATTTAACGGGGTTTTCGAGAACGTTGACTTTGACGAGTAGGTACGTCGGTTAGTCTCTTGTCTATAGCTTGTTCACACGTAGATGTTAAATTTATTCGAACGTATTTAGAACTGTATTATTAACGCATTGATTCCTGTAATGTTAGTAAAAAATGGTGTTCGTTTTAACGTTGATTTTCGGTTTATTTCTAATCACTGAATGTAGCAATGACGAAGGAAGATACCTCGTTTATCCTCCTGGTCTTGGTAACAAAGTTCAGGTAGGCTTAACTTAGTTGATACCTATCAACATTGATACCCATCGTTATACACTCACGATTAggaataattcttcaatttctagTTCATCGTTGGTATCGGTGTCCCTGTCTCCAATTTACCAACGATTCAAAGTGTTACTTGGGGATACGTTATCAAAACAAATTACGTATTACCGACTAATATTACAGAATATGGAAACGTTCGTAGTATACGTAAACGTTCGACTGGTATTTCTCGTTGGGATTTTTACCAATCTATCGCCGATGTGTTGAATAGGTTAGAATATTGTTGAATCTAAACATCTAGATTTGTAGAATGATTGAAGATAGAGTATAATAATGATTCTTTGATGAAGATCTGGATTACCGGGCGAACAATGCATTCAAAGGAGTATTTGCGAAACTGCTCGGATTAAATTCGCTAGAAATGATATCATCggtgaatttttgcatattttattaCTGTACGTATTCGTTGATCGATTTGCTTGTTGAAGAGTAAAAATTGATCGTTGATTGATTAGGGTTCGTTGTATAATTTAGACCCTCGAGTACCGGAGATACTGAAACGATGTATTATGATGCTGAAATCGCTGGTCTTGACCGAAGAAATGATTGCTCTCGTTTATTCAGTTCGTGTTCGTTGAACTTGATTGATTTGTTTTCAATCGTACGAGAAACATCTTTACTGAAAGATTCGATATTTCCAATGTAGAAGCTATTTGGTATTATTTTCGAAGAATAAAGAATTTTTcgaacgtgtttttttctcatcagtCATCTATTAATAAATATGCCTGTGTAAACATTAATAATCATGATTAATAATTCGAAGACTGTGTTGATAATATATTAGCTCAttataatatttgaatttcttcggTTTTAATTTAGATGTAAAATTAATACACTttctcgattttatttttacaggtaATCCAGATCCTATCATCACTTCGAAAATCACCACACGATGCCATTGATCATCTCATCAAGAACCTTGAGTATTGTTAGATAGGTATTCGTCGCCCCCATCGTATCTTGTATCAATTGGAATTATCTTCTTCAATCATCGACTGCAGCAGCTCCCGTTGATCAACTTTCTTCGGATTACCTTGATCGTTCTCGAACAACGTGATACATTCGTATTTCGAAGGATTATTACCAACTGAGGTGAAATGTATGGTAACCACGAAGCATACCAAGCTATTCACGAAGAAAAACCATAGCAGAGATTCGATGCCATACTTCGCTACGGTGGCCGGAAACGCGAAAACGTAAACTAACGATAACTTGTACTCGATAGCGTAATGTAGAATAGATATATATTGTTGGGTTGATTTAGGAAACAGTTCGGAAAGCACGATCGAGATGGTAGGATCAAAAAAGGCCACATTTATAGTCATGTAAACGAACAGACAAGTCACCGGTATCCAAGAGAATGGCTGGGTGCTCGTATGGAACATAATTTGGTAAGCGTTAGCTACTCCTATAACGAGTATCATGATCGTTGAACTAACTATCAATATATTTCTCTGTTTGCATATTTTTATCAACGTTGGATAGAGTGCTGTGAAGGCGAAATTGAagaacgatatgaaaatggTCAAGTTATCCGCATTGTACTTTGTATTCAAGTCTTGGAAAAATGTAGCCGCGTAATGGACGAAAATAAGGTACCCGGTACCTATTCgagtgatgatgatgatcacATATATGCTCAGTGGTTTAATTAGAGACGAATCGCatagaatttttagcaaattggtGTCCTGGCTGCTGAGTATGGTACGTTCGATTATGTTCAGCTCTTCTTGAATAGTTTGGACGGATTTGGTTTTCTCGAACCATAATGTAGTCATGATTGCCTCGCGTCTTCGACTTTTCATCATGTACCAGTATTTTGTTTCAGGGATCGTGTACGATTGGAATAGGACTACGATCGATACGATGGCTATTACGAACGAAGATGTTTTCCAACTGAAGTAATACTGTAATAGGTTCGAGAAAACGATCCCTGCTGTCGTGTAAGAAGCTGCTAACGAAACTGTTTTGCTGATATGGTGTTTCGAACATGTTTCTGAGATGTAAGCTACGTTATCGGC
The sequence above is a segment of the Planococcus citri chromosome 3, ihPlaCitr1.1, whole genome shotgun sequence genome. Coding sequences within it:
- the LOC135839449 gene encoding uncharacterized protein LOC135839449 isoform X1 → MARYALIPYMVFVLYSATSFGWTDNVYDLKNNTAFIFPYQLNVSIYCSDTSEVEWKIDSTDQTTNFIEEVSPNEKILKIKKITPYDTGIYKCVSKKNSNLFKRLIFTIHGLQVVNGQRLSEILKRLVDGSKISDQIGDRLNAAGLPKYKPPSLPYTGHISLETST
- the LOC135839447 gene encoding uncharacterized protein LOC135839447, which gives rise to MTSEAMEAEVSSEQVAEEIVPKPSHLKELQQDIEQLQNDLNEKGKLIVDMEIEIQNKQSKLRGMQNLLMTRIREIQVEDITRRNEIEHEKEWSEKLKTTKIKRIASILEYKNKMNELREKVFSPLDLNDAKINEEIEFLMMCYEELSEKNKATQFGVDHLARRVNLDSEANNIIDNINVLIKQMKLETDDDRKMNEAMEMEIMVLDKKIRENEQSETND
- the LOC135839449 gene encoding uncharacterized protein LOC135839449 isoform X2, which codes for MARYALIPYMVFVLYSATSFGWTDNVYDLKNNTAFIFPYQLNVSIYCSDTSEVEWKIDSTDQTTNFIEEVSPNEKILKIKKITPYDTGIYKCVSKKNSNLFKRLIFTIHGDRLNAAGLPKYKPPSLPYTGHISLETST
- the LOC135839448 gene encoding uncharacterized protein LOC135839448 gives rise to the protein MVFVLTLIFGLFLITECSNDEGRYLVYPPGLGNKVQFIVGIGVPVSNLPTIQSVTWGYVIKTNYVLPTNITEYGNVRSIRKRSTGISRWDFYQSIADVLNRSGLPGEQCIQRSICETARIKFARNDIIGEFLHILLLPSSTGDTETMYYDAEIAGLDRRNDCSRLFSSCSLNLIDLFSIVRETSLLKDSIFPM
- the LOC135839446 gene encoding facilitated trehalose transporter Tret1-like; this translates as MANFDSKISREKYVKCVIGQTYFLAGCGYAFSALLIPKLSKDSVLSDEAVAWIASSGILLRSFVGGLSLYLIDSIGRRGTIRLKTLLIAVGWIISSVSSNTGVFCTGRIITSLGLGFIADNVAYISETCSKHHISKTVSLAASYTTAGIVFSNLLQYYFSWKTSSFVIAIVSIVVLFQSYTIPETKYWYMMKSRRREAIMTTLWFEKTKSVQTIQEELNIIERTILSSQDTNLLKILCDSSLIKPLSIYVIIIITRIGTGYLIFVHYAATFFQDLNTKYNADNLTIFISFFNFAFTALYPTLIKICKQRNILIVSSTIMILVIGVANAYQIMFHTSTQPFSWIPVTCLFVYMTINVAFFDPTISIVLSELFPKSTQQYISILHYAIEYKLSLVYVFAFPATVAKYGIESLLWFFFVNSLVCFVVTIHFTSVGNNPSKYECITLFENDQGNPKKVDQRELLQSMIEEDNSN